One Benincasa hispida cultivar B227 chromosome 5, ASM972705v1, whole genome shotgun sequence genomic window carries:
- the LOC120077496 gene encoding diphthamide biosynthesis protein 3-like, with the protein MSYDDVEIEDMEWNEELQAFTYPCPCGDLFQITKEDLKLGEEIARCPSCSLYITVIYNMEDFLGDSNQKNNKGLEPSKQQPIVVA; encoded by the coding sequence ATGTCGTACGACGACGTGGAGATTGAAGACATGGAGTGGAACGAGGAACTGCAGGCCTTCACGTACCCATGCCCCTGCGGCGACTTGTTCCAGATCACTAAGGAGGATCTTAAGCTCGGCGAAGAGATTGCTCGGTGCCCTAGCTGCTCTCTTTACATCACAGTCATCTACAACATGGAAGATTTTCTCGGAGACTCTAATCAGAAGAATAACAAAGGACTTGAGCCCTCTAAACAACAGCCTATTGTCGTCGCTTAA